The following proteins come from a genomic window of Pseudochaenichthys georgianus chromosome 19, fPseGeo1.2, whole genome shotgun sequence:
- the LOC117464811 gene encoding rho GTPase-activating protein 15-like isoform X4 → MMDMYSRSWSSDGGKREMTLPVTVPQVENECLRSAVYVNVSQLRKSISESPPSAPSSYSPSSLDPEGWEVHVDQESGQEYFYHPATGRTTWDSPFLDSPTDPEPPCFPSPPQSPALSPSSPPAWTSDWEQLVDESSGQPYFYNAMSGETSWEPPEQLSPYPPVMEPMSVHRFHEDGPPPLPDEDYPLENNPAAAHPESSEDLLAMGHPTLPKEYTLSHAGRTIIPRANLDRSTPNGWNLNVQPNGTWVFTSEHSPEQWVKSVDEQGQTYYYLRDGSKSMWNLPEVPVGHYRMENGVEADNPSVIKNWRHTMGPAQMSAAHDDGRVMPTHKRNTSDYSSDSSSTGNSPETQHDAFGFRPWRNPYYLTSRWLRYNNLEKAGILNKTKVCDNGKKVRKNWAQTWTVLHGGVLTFHKDPKSAAIGTSIKTNQFVPEITVDLRGATIGWAPKDKSSKKNVLELKGKNGVEFLVQYDTESIIHDWHKVLVDTIRQLEYQDHHSEDEDGDLYEKIGGTERDDKLGGGIDKRRPSKLTITHSSSGAGDSDQKRVRTKLMKFLMKRPTLQSVKEKGYIRDNVFGCHLGTLCAQERATVPSFVEKCIKAVEKRGLDIDGLYRVSGNLAVIQKLRFKADHEELDLEDGQWEDVHVITGALKLFFRELPEPLFPFSHFNKFIEAIRIPDYNTKASCMYELVRSLPPSNHDTMKLLFGHLRRLIEYGEENRMTVQNVAIVFGPTLLRPEMELGNITMHMVFQNQIVEFILNEYQLMFYSS, encoded by the exons ATGATGGACATGTATTCGAGGAGTTGGTCAAGTGACGGGGGTAAGCGGGAAATGACTCTGCCCGTCACGGTTCCTCAG GTTGAGAATGAATGTCTCCGGTCAGCGGTGTACGTGAATGTATCACAGCTTCGCAAAAGCATCTCTGAGTCTCCTCCCTCGGCTCCCTCGTCCTACTCTCCTTCCTCCCTTGACCCAGAGGGATGGGAGGTGCACGTTGACCAAGAAAGTGGACAGGAGTACTTCTACCACCCCGCCACGGGGCGAACCACCTGGGATAGCCCCTTCCTAGACTCCCCCACAGACCCTGAGCCTCCTTGTTTCCCCTCACCTCCTCAATCTCCTGCCCTTTCTCCGTCCTCCCCACCTGCGTGGACCTCAGACTGGGAGCAGTTAGTGGATGAGAGCAGCGGTCAGCCCTACTTCTACAACGCCATGTCCGGGGAAACGTCCTGGGAGCCCCCCGAGCAACTGAGCCCGTACCCCCCCGTGATGGAGCCCATGAGTGTGCACAGGTTCCATGAGGACGGACCG CCTCCTCTCCCTGATGAGGATTACCCCCTAGAGAATAACCCAGCTGCTGCTCATCCAGAGAGCAGTGAGGACCTCCTAGCCATGGGCCACCCCACTCTCCCTAAAGAGTACACCCTCAGTCATGCGGGCCGGACCATCATCCCCCGGGCTAACCTGGACCGCAGCACCCCGAACGGTTGGAACCTCAACGTGCAGCCCAACGGGACCTGGGTGTTCACCAGCGAACACTCCCCAGAGCAG TGGGTCAAGTCTGTGGATGAACAAGGGCAGACCTACTACTATCTGAGGGACGGCTCCAAGTCAATGTGGAACCTGCCTGAG GTGCCTGTAGGTCATTACAGAATGGAGAATGGAGTTGAAGCAGACAATCCGTCAGTCATCAAAAACTGGAGACACACCATGGGACCGGCTCAGATGAGCGCAGCACACGATGATGGG AGGGTCATGCCAACTCACAAGAGGAACACGTCCGACTACAGCAGCGACAGCTCCAGCACGGGGAACTCTCCGGAGACGCAGCATGAT GCTTTTGGGTTTAGACCCTGGAGAAACCCCTATTATCTGACCTCCAGGTGGCTGCGCTATAAT AACTTGGAGAAAGCCGGTATCCTCAACAAAACAAAAGTGTGTGACAACGGCAAGAAAGTCAG GAAGAACTGGGCTCAGACATGGACAGTTCTCCACGGAGGAGTGCTGACGTTCCACAAAGATCCAAAGTCTGCAGCTATAGGGACTTCG ATTAAAACCAATCAGTTCGTTCCAGAGATCACGGTGGACCTGCGAGGAGCTACCATTGGCTGGGCCCCGAAGgataaatccagcaagaagaatgttttagag TTAAAAGGAAAGAACGGCGTAGAGTTCCTGGTACAGTACGACACAGAAAGCATCATCCATGACTGGCACAAAGTCTTAGTGGACACCATACGGCAACTG GAGTACCAGGACCATCACTCAGAGGACGAGGACGGGGACTTATACGAAAAGATTGGCGGCACAGAGCGAGACGACAAGTTAGGAGGCGGCATTGACAAACGAAGAC CCTCCAAGCTGACCATCACACACTCCTCCAGCGGTGCAGGAGACTCGGACCAGAAGAGGGTTCGGACCAAGCTGATGAAGTTCCTCATGAAGCGGCCCACGCTGCAGTCTGTGAAGGAGAAAGGCTACATCCGAG ACAATGTGTTTGGATGCCATCTGGGCACACTGTGCGCACAAGAAAGGGCCACAGTTCCTAGTTTTGTGGAGAAATGTATCAAAGCAGTGGAAAAGAGAG GTTTAGACATTGACGGACTCTACAGAGTGAGCGGGAATCTGGCTGTCATTCAGAAACTACGCTTCAAGGCTGATCATG AGGAGCTGGACCTGGAGGACGGACAGTGGGAGGACGTTCACGTCATCACCGGAGCGCTGAAGCTGTTTTTCAGAGAGCTTCCTGAGCCGCTTTTCCCCTTCAGCCACTTTAATAAGTTCATCGAAGCAATCA GAATTCCTGATTACAACACAAAAGCGTCTTGCATGTATGAGCTGGTCAGGTCCCTTCCTCCTTCAAATCATGATACCATGAAACTCCTTTTTGGGCATTTACGCAG GCTCATTGAATACGGGGAGGAAAATCGCATGACTGTGCAGAATGTGGCTATTGTATTCGGTCCGACTCTCCTCCGGCCAGAGATGGAGCTGGGCAACATCACCATGCACATGGTCTTCCAGAACCAGATAGTGGAGTTTATCCTGAACGAGTACCAGCTGATGTTCTACTCCAGCTAA